A section of the Centropristis striata isolate RG_2023a ecotype Rhode Island chromosome 7, C.striata_1.0, whole genome shotgun sequence genome encodes:
- the b3galt8 gene encoding beta-1,3-galactosyltransferase 2: MRTCLWRLLKLVSVSALLLLSAHLLVRVTPSNPPPQPSPLSAEDYRLLAPETYRYTLNQPALCRDRTPFLVFMVPVAPRGAAAREAVRRTWGAPGRDLLTLFFAGLPEGGQGSSTQAELEEESRKHGDVIQVDFQDSYQNLTIKTVVMMRWLATHCPNASYAMKVDSDIFVNVRYLVRRLRRSPRHGFITGSLIRDGTPRRDRSSKWHVSEELYPEDSFPPYLSGAGYVFSLDLASRISWASRFVRMIPLEDVYVGLCLRVLDVQPVYSRSLLPPRNLFEVRHLDYDRCTFAGLVLVNGFKPSELLHLWQDFSTRHRTC; encoded by the coding sequence ATGAGGACTTGTCTGTGGAGGCTGTTGAAGCTGGTCTCCGTGTCGGCCCTGCTgctcctgtctgctcacctccTGGTCCGAGTCACACCGAGTAACCCTCCGCCACAACCTAGTCCCCTCTCCGCGGAGGACTACCGGCTCCTGGCCCCTGAGACATACCGCTACACCCTCAACCAGCCGGCTCTATGCAGGGACAGGACCCCCTTCCTGGTCTTCATGGTCCCGGTGGCCCCCCGGGGGGCTGCAGCACGGGAGGCCGTGAGGCGGACGTGGGGCGCTCCGGGTCGGGACCTCCTCACTCTGTTCTTCGCGGGGCTCCCTGAGGGGGGGCAGGGGTCCAGCACGCAGGCCGAGCTcgaggaggagagcaggaaaCACGGTGACGTCATCCAGGTGGACTTCCAGGACTCCTACCAGAACCTGACCATCAAGACCGTGGTGATGATGCGGTGGCTCGCGACCCACTGCCCCAACGCCTCCTACGCCATGAAGGTGGACTCGGACATCTTTGTGAACGTGCGGTACCTGGTCCGGAGGCTGAGGAGGTCCCCCCGGCACGGCTTCATCACAGGGTCCCTGATCCGGGACGGCACGCCCAGGAGGGACCGCAGCAGCAAGTGGCACGTGTCCGAGGAGCTGTACCCGGAGGACAGCTTCCCCCCGTACCTGTCCGGGGCCGGGTACGTCTTCTCCTTGGACCTGGCCTCCAGGATCTCCTGGGCCTCCAGGTTCGTCCGGATGATCCCGCTGGAGGACGTCTACGTGGGGCTGTGTCTGCGGGTCCTGGACGTCCAGCCCGTGTACTCCCGCAGCCTGCTGCCCCCCAGGAACCTGTTCGAGGTCCGACACCTGGACTACGACAGGTGCACCTTTGCCGGACTGGTCCTTGTGAACGGGTTTAAGCCTTCAGAGCTGCTGCACCTGTGGCAGGACTTCTCCACGCGACACCGCACCTGCTGA